In Arsenicicoccus sp. oral taxon 190, the following are encoded in one genomic region:
- a CDS encoding iron ABC transporter ATP-binding protein, with the protein MTTTTPGISVRGVTKAYADTPVVDDVTLHLPAGALTCLVGPNGAGKSTLLSIVARLLAADAGSVHVDELDVSRCESSVLARRLAILRQEHHLAVRLRVRDLVGFGRFPHCGGRLRPIDVEHVDRALHYLDLADLADRFVDELSGGQRQRVLIAMVLAQDTDYVLLDEPLNNLDMRHALGILRLLRRAVDELGKTVVVVVHDLNAAAAFADRIVAMRGGRVVAAGTPEEVMQEPLLEDVFAVPVTVGRVDGRPVGHYLRR; encoded by the coding sequence ATGACCACCACCACCCCCGGGATCTCCGTCCGCGGCGTCACCAAGGCGTATGCCGACACGCCCGTCGTCGACGACGTCACGCTGCACCTGCCCGCCGGGGCCCTGACCTGCCTGGTCGGGCCCAACGGCGCCGGCAAGTCGACGCTGCTGTCGATCGTCGCGCGGCTGCTCGCCGCGGACGCCGGGTCGGTGCACGTCGACGAGCTGGACGTGTCGCGGTGCGAATCCTCCGTGCTGGCGCGGCGACTCGCCATCCTGCGGCAGGAGCACCACCTGGCGGTGCGGCTGCGGGTGCGCGACCTCGTCGGCTTCGGCAGGTTCCCGCACTGCGGGGGGCGGCTGCGGCCGATCGACGTCGAGCACGTGGACCGGGCGCTGCACTACCTGGACCTGGCGGACCTCGCCGACCGGTTCGTCGACGAGCTGTCCGGCGGCCAGCGGCAGCGGGTCCTGATCGCGATGGTCCTCGCCCAGGACACCGACTACGTCCTGCTCGACGAGCCCCTCAACAACCTCGACATGCGGCATGCCCTCGGCATCCTGCGGCTGCTGCGGCGCGCGGTGGACGAGCTCGGCAAGACGGTGGTCGTGGTGGTGCACGACCTCAACGCCGCCGCGGCCTTCGCCGACCGGATCGTGGCGATGCGCGGGGGGCGGGTCGTCGCGGCCGGCACCCCGGAGGAGGTGATGCAGGAGCCGCTGCTCGAGGACGTTTTCGCCGTGCCCGTGACGGTCGGTCGCGTGGACGGCCGACCGGTCGGGCACTACCTGCGTCGCTGA
- a CDS encoding ROK family transcriptional regulator, whose product MTRSDTGAGEVLAELRTLGPTTRRGLVDALGWSRVTVGKRLDELLASGLVVSTGYGASEGGRPAETFALNHDYGLLLGLDIGGAFTRLAITDLGGRFLAEDAADIGLATGPLGVAGWADERAARLLAGLGKDVDDVRAVGVGVPGPVDMRAGVIGAPLREAAWEGVAFTDLLAVRGQVQVVDRDVNLMAVAEHAAVGEGRHTVVVRVGMGMSCAFVLDGRVYRGERGGVGVLTLPGPDGRLRRLEEVASGYVIRDRLTAEGTRVSTSLEIVDLVQAGHPLACTLVGEVGDALGRALAEVVRLLNPSTVVIGGAMADAGGVLMAPLRAAIEAGAGSYALQTLRIRGSLLGGRAGTTGAVTLAADALLEPTRVTRLVESLA is encoded by the coding sequence ATGACCCGATCCGACACCGGCGCCGGCGAGGTGCTCGCCGAGCTGCGGACCCTCGGCCCGACGACCCGCCGCGGCCTCGTCGACGCCCTCGGCTGGTCCCGCGTCACCGTCGGCAAGCGGCTGGACGAGCTGCTGGCGTCCGGGCTGGTCGTGAGCACCGGCTACGGCGCCTCCGAGGGCGGCCGCCCGGCCGAGACCTTCGCGCTCAACCACGACTACGGGCTGCTGCTCGGGCTGGACATCGGAGGCGCCTTTACCCGTCTGGCCATCACCGACCTGGGCGGGCGCTTCCTCGCCGAGGACGCCGCTGACATCGGCCTCGCCACCGGCCCGCTCGGCGTGGCCGGCTGGGCCGACGAACGGGCGGCCCGACTCCTCGCGGGGCTCGGCAAGGACGTCGACGACGTCCGCGCCGTGGGGGTCGGGGTGCCCGGACCGGTCGACATGCGGGCCGGGGTCATCGGGGCACCGCTGCGCGAGGCCGCTTGGGAGGGAGTCGCCTTCACCGACCTGCTCGCCGTGCGGGGGCAGGTGCAGGTGGTCGACCGGGACGTCAACCTGATGGCGGTGGCCGAGCACGCCGCGGTCGGCGAGGGGCGGCACACGGTCGTCGTCCGCGTCGGGATGGGGATGAGCTGCGCCTTCGTCCTCGACGGCCGCGTCTACCGCGGCGAGCGCGGCGGCGTCGGGGTCCTCACGCTGCCCGGGCCGGACGGTCGGCTGCGGCGGCTCGAGGAGGTGGCCAGCGGTTACGTCATACGAGATCGCTTGACCGCAGAGGGGACTCGCGTCTCGACCAGTCTGGAGATCGTCGACCTGGTGCAGGCCGGGCACCCGCTCGCCTGCACCCTGGTCGGGGAGGTGGGCGACGCCCTCGGGCGCGCGCTCGCGGAGGTCGTGCGGCTGCTCAACCCCAGCACCGTGGTGATCGGGGGAGCGATGGCCGACGCCGGCGGCGTGCTGATGGCGCCGCTGCGCGCCGCGATCGAGGCGGGGGCGGGGAGCTATGCGCTGCAGACGCTGCGGATCCGTGGTTCGCTCTTGGGTGGGCGCGCCGGCACGACGGGCGCGGTCACCCTGGCGGCCGATGCGCTCCTGGAGCCGACCCGGGTGACCCGGCTGGTCGAGTCCCTCGCCTGA
- a CDS encoding alcohol dehydrogenase catalytic domain-containing protein, which translates to MRTEAAVIHGKGKIKVAEVELPPIGPDEILMKVMSDSICMSTYKATILGEDHKRVPPNIAEVPVMAGHEFAGEIVEVGADYQDDYQVGQRIAIQPAMGLPNGYSSGYSYPYFGGDTHYTIIPKIAIDKGCVLPYDGTYFANAGLAEPMSCIIGAFHAQYHTKPFVYEHFMGPVKGGRMALLGCAGPMGIGAIDYAINGPYKPAQVVVVDIDQARLDRVASLLTVEDARAKGVELQYVNTSEGDPVDTLRALTPDAKGFDDVFVFAPVRALVELGDKILGFDGCLNFFAGPTDKSFVADFNFYNVHYESTHIVGTSGGSTGDMVESLEMSARGELNPSFMVTHVGGLDSVPETVLTYPTIPGGKKLIYPWARMPLTAIEDFAELGKDDEFFAGLAEICGRNNNIWNEEAERYLLEHKAIPEHTA; encoded by the coding sequence ATGCGCACCGAAGCCGCCGTCATCCACGGCAAGGGCAAGATCAAGGTCGCCGAGGTGGAGCTTCCGCCCATCGGCCCGGACGAGATCCTGATGAAGGTGATGTCCGACAGCATCTGCATGTCGACCTACAAGGCCACCATCCTCGGCGAGGACCACAAGCGCGTCCCGCCCAACATCGCCGAGGTCCCGGTGATGGCCGGTCACGAGTTCGCCGGCGAGATCGTCGAGGTCGGCGCGGACTACCAGGACGACTACCAGGTCGGCCAGCGCATCGCGATCCAGCCCGCCATGGGTCTGCCCAACGGCTACTCCAGCGGCTACTCCTACCCCTACTTCGGGGGCGACACGCACTACACGATCATCCCCAAGATCGCGATCGACAAGGGCTGCGTCCTGCCCTACGACGGCACCTACTTCGCGAATGCCGGTCTGGCCGAGCCGATGTCGTGCATCATCGGCGCCTTCCACGCGCAGTACCACACCAAGCCGTTCGTCTACGAGCACTTCATGGGCCCGGTCAAGGGCGGCCGTATGGCGCTGCTCGGGTGCGCCGGCCCGATGGGGATCGGCGCGATCGACTACGCCATCAACGGCCCCTACAAGCCCGCCCAGGTCGTCGTCGTCGACATCGACCAGGCGCGCCTGGACCGGGTGGCGTCGCTGCTGACCGTGGAGGACGCCCGCGCCAAGGGCGTCGAGCTGCAGTACGTCAACACCTCCGAGGGCGACCCGGTCGACACGCTGCGGGCCCTCACCCCGGACGCCAAGGGCTTCGACGACGTCTTCGTCTTCGCCCCGGTGCGCGCGCTGGTCGAGCTCGGCGACAAGATCCTCGGCTTCGACGGCTGCCTCAACTTCTTCGCCGGCCCCACCGACAAGAGCTTCGTCGCCGACTTCAACTTCTACAACGTGCACTACGAGTCGACCCACATCGTCGGCACGTCCGGCGGCTCGACCGGCGACATGGTCGAGTCCCTGGAGATGTCGGCCCGCGGCGAGCTCAACCCGTCCTTCATGGTCACCCACGTCGGCGGCCTGGACTCGGTCCCGGAGACCGTGCTGACCTACCCGACGATCCCGGGCGGCAAGAAGCTCATCTACCCGTGGGCCCGCATGCCGCTCACCGCGATCGAGGACTTCGCCGAGCTGGGCAAGGACGACGAGTTCTTCGCGGGCCTCGCGGAGATCTGCGGTCGCAACAACAACATCTGGAACGAGGAGGCCGAGCGTTACCTCCTCGAGCACAAGGCGATCCCCGAGCACACCGCCTGA
- a CDS encoding glycoside hydrolase family 32 protein, with protein sequence MSQVPPVVPTHHVRPRRGWLNDPNGMVRHGGRWHVFYQHNPAATVHDLIHWGHASSPDLARWTEHPVAFGPTPDGPDRFGCWSGVFVPDLERPAVAYSGVVDATFASTVCLRWALDDDLDTWSEPIVVGRTPSADGVAVMRDPFVFTHGGRRWALLGAGLDDGTPAVLLYGCDDVLAWSYEGLWLTHADPVAAAHAPGDIWECPQLVQTEGGTALVLSLQHDGVLDRAVWLTGDLGTGADGRPTFAARQGGPLDTGDAFYAPQVLHDEPESLLMGWVRQDDLPADPVDPGNPGNPDDPAVGDRPGGDLVAGCLTFARRLRVEGDALRSRLDPAVESLLGPETDCPDRPVTVADGRVRVSGSGPWRLAGRTTVIDGAGPADLWCDGEVVEVYPHDGSAPATWRDVGTRGWTLHAEEGPVLLQPLTPASP encoded by the coding sequence ATGTCGCAGGTGCCACCCGTCGTCCCGACCCACCACGTCCGACCGCGCCGCGGCTGGCTCAACGACCCCAACGGGATGGTCCGTCACGGCGGCCGGTGGCACGTGTTCTACCAGCACAACCCGGCCGCGACGGTCCACGACCTCATCCACTGGGGGCACGCGTCCAGCCCCGACCTGGCGCGCTGGACCGAGCACCCGGTGGCGTTCGGCCCGACGCCGGACGGCCCGGACCGCTTCGGGTGCTGGTCGGGGGTGTTCGTGCCCGACCTGGAGCGGCCTGCAGTCGCCTACTCGGGGGTGGTGGACGCGACCTTCGCGAGCACCGTGTGCCTGCGCTGGGCCCTCGACGACGACCTTGACACCTGGTCCGAGCCGATCGTGGTCGGGCGGACGCCGTCGGCGGACGGGGTGGCCGTCATGCGGGACCCGTTCGTCTTCACCCACGGCGGGCGTCGGTGGGCCCTGCTGGGCGCAGGCCTCGACGACGGCACCCCTGCGGTGCTGCTCTACGGCTGCGACGACGTGCTGGCCTGGAGCTATGAAGGGCTGTGGCTGACGCACGCGGACCCCGTCGCGGCGGCGCACGCCCCGGGCGACATCTGGGAGTGCCCACAGCTGGTTCAGACCGAGGGCGGCACCGCGCTCGTGCTGAGCCTGCAGCACGACGGCGTCCTGGACCGCGCGGTCTGGCTCACCGGCGACCTCGGGACCGGCGCCGACGGCCGACCCACCTTCGCGGCGCGCCAGGGCGGACCGCTCGACACGGGCGACGCGTTCTACGCCCCGCAGGTGCTGCACGACGAGCCGGAGTCGCTGCTCATGGGGTGGGTGCGGCAGGACGACCTCCCCGCGGACCCGGTCGACCCGGGCAACCCGGGCAACCCGGACGACCCAGCCGTCGGGGACCGCCCGGGCGGCGACCTCGTGGCCGGGTGCCTCACCTTCGCGCGTCGCCTGCGCGTGGAGGGTGACGCCCTGCGCAGCCGGCTGGACCCGGCGGTCGAGTCCCTCCTCGGCCCCGAGACGGACTGCCCGGACCGTCCGGTCACCGTGGCCGACGGCAGGGTCCGGGTCTCGGGGTCCGGGCCGTGGCGGCTGGCCGGGCGCACCACCGTCATCGACGGCGCGGGTCCGGCGGACCTGTGGTGCGACGGCGAGGTCGTCGAGGTCTACCCGCACGACGGCTCGGCGCCCGCCACCTGGCGGGACGTGGGCACCCGCGGCTGGACCCTGCACGCCGAGGAGGGGCCGGTCCTCCTGCAGCCGCTGACCCCTGCCTCGCCCTGA
- a CDS encoding GMC family oxidoreductase N-terminal domain-containing protein, producing MDQVTHDQGTDVDVLVVGSGFGGSVAALRLAAKGYRVEVLEAGRRFEDEDFARTSWDVRRFLWAPRLGCFGVQRIHRLPDVLVLAGAGVGGGSLNYACTLYRPHGPFYADRQWAHITDWESELAPHYDEATRMLGVVTNPCDGPVERLMLDVAREMGVEESYRKTPVGIYFGRPGETVADPYFGGEGPARTGCTECGSCMVGCRVGAKNTLVKNYLALAERLGTVVRERRTVTRVRPIDPARPERGYRVEHERTGAWVGRDRQETTATYVVMAAGAFGTSRLLHRLRHTGDLPRLSPALGRLTRTNSEMIGGAGTRRVPPGVDLTKGVAITSSFHPDQDTHVENCRYGVGSNLMGALTALLVPGGGRVPRYVRYLGEVVRDPLGAARSLWLRRWSERTVIGLVMQSRDNSLTTSYRRGLLGGHSMTSRQGHGEPNPTWIPVGHTALRAIARRLEAVTGVPADARGSVGEVVDMPMTAHYLGGAVISDDPATGVVDPYQRVWGYPGISVLDGAAVSANLGVNPSLTITAQAERACALWPRRDEEDRRPAQGEAYVRLDTTGALR from the coding sequence ATGGACCAGGTGACCCACGACCAGGGGACCGACGTCGACGTGCTGGTGGTCGGCTCCGGCTTCGGAGGCTCGGTGGCGGCGCTGCGGCTGGCCGCCAAGGGCTATCGCGTCGAGGTGCTCGAGGCCGGCCGGAGGTTCGAGGACGAGGACTTCGCCAGGACCAGCTGGGACGTGCGGAGGTTCCTGTGGGCGCCGCGGCTGGGGTGCTTCGGGGTGCAGCGGATCCACCGGCTGCCCGACGTGCTCGTCCTCGCCGGCGCGGGTGTCGGCGGCGGCTCGCTCAACTACGCCTGCACGCTCTACCGCCCGCACGGCCCGTTCTACGCCGACCGGCAGTGGGCGCACATCACCGACTGGGAGAGCGAGCTCGCACCGCACTACGACGAGGCGACGCGCATGCTCGGCGTCGTCACCAACCCCTGCGACGGACCGGTGGAGCGGCTGATGCTCGACGTCGCCCGCGAGATGGGGGTCGAGGAGAGCTACCGCAAGACGCCCGTCGGGATCTACTTCGGCCGGCCGGGGGAGACGGTGGCCGACCCCTACTTCGGCGGCGAGGGACCCGCGCGGACGGGCTGCACCGAGTGCGGCAGCTGCATGGTCGGGTGCCGCGTCGGCGCCAAGAACACCCTGGTCAAGAACTACCTGGCCCTCGCCGAGCGGCTCGGCACCGTCGTGCGCGAGCGACGGACGGTGACGCGGGTGCGGCCGATCGACCCGGCGCGCCCCGAGCGCGGCTACCGGGTCGAGCACGAGCGCACCGGCGCCTGGGTCGGCCGGGACCGTCAGGAGACGACGGCGACGTATGTCGTGATGGCGGCCGGCGCCTTCGGGACGAGCCGCCTGCTGCACCGGCTGCGGCACACCGGCGACCTGCCCCGGCTGTCGCCCGCCCTCGGACGGCTGACGCGCACCAACTCCGAGATGATCGGCGGCGCCGGCACCCGCCGCGTCCCGCCCGGCGTGGACCTGACCAAGGGCGTGGCGATCACCTCGTCCTTCCACCCCGACCAGGACACGCACGTCGAGAACTGCCGATACGGCGTCGGGTCCAACCTCATGGGCGCCCTGACGGCCCTGCTCGTGCCGGGTGGCGGGCGGGTGCCGAGGTACGTCCGCTACCTGGGGGAGGTGGTCCGCGACCCGCTCGGCGCCGCCCGGTCGCTGTGGCTGCGCCGCTGGAGCGAGCGCACCGTCATCGGGCTGGTCATGCAGAGCCGCGACAACTCCCTGACGACCAGCTATCGGCGGGGCCTGCTCGGCGGCCACTCCATGACGAGCCGGCAGGGGCACGGCGAGCCCAACCCCACGTGGATCCCGGTCGGGCACACGGCGCTGCGCGCGATCGCACGGCGGCTGGAGGCCGTGACCGGGGTCCCGGCGGACGCCCGCGGCAGCGTCGGGGAGGTCGTCGACATGCCCATGACCGCGCACTACCTCGGGGGCGCCGTGATCTCCGACGACCCGGCGACGGGCGTCGTGGATCCCTACCAGCGCGTGTGGGGATACCCCGGCATCTCGGTGCTCGACGGCGCCGCGGTGAGCGCCAACCTCGGCGTCAACCCCTCGCTGACGATCACCGCCCAGGCCGAGCGGGCCTGCGCGCTGTGGCCCCGACGCGACGAGGAGGACCGGCGGCCGGCGCAGGGCGAGGCTTACGTGCGCCTCGACACGACCGGCGCCCTGCGGTAG
- the metA gene encoding homoserine O-acetyltransferase MetA, protein MPVNVPRALPARRTLESENVFVMSTERAGHQDIRPLRIAIVNLMPTKIVTETQLLRLLANSPLQVEITLVRMCSHESRNTSTEHLDTFYRTFEEIRDERYDGLVITGAPVEKLPFEAVDYWDELCAILDWSADHVYSTMHVCWGAQAGLYRHYGIGKVELPDKMFGVFEHRVLDPRARIVSGYDETFTAPHSRHTGTPLEEVRAHPQLQVLATSETAGLYLAQSRDGRQLFVTGHPEYEADTLALEYHRDASKGLPIAVPVGYFPDDDPTQPPRVTWRSHAFLLYANWLNYYVYQRTPYDLAEMRRAPRRADTYVI, encoded by the coding sequence TTGCCGGTCAACGTCCCTCGCGCCCTGCCGGCGCGCCGCACGCTCGAGTCCGAGAACGTCTTCGTCATGTCGACCGAGCGCGCCGGGCACCAGGACATCCGCCCGCTGCGCATCGCCATCGTCAACCTCATGCCGACCAAGATCGTCACCGAGACCCAGCTGCTGCGGCTGCTGGCCAACTCCCCGCTGCAGGTCGAGATCACCCTGGTGCGGATGTGCTCGCACGAGTCCCGCAACACCTCCACCGAGCACCTCGACACCTTCTACCGCACCTTCGAGGAGATCCGGGACGAGCGCTACGACGGCCTGGTGATCACGGGCGCGCCGGTGGAGAAGCTGCCCTTCGAGGCGGTGGACTACTGGGACGAGCTGTGCGCGATCCTCGACTGGAGCGCCGACCACGTCTACTCGACGATGCACGTGTGCTGGGGCGCGCAGGCCGGGCTCTATCGGCACTACGGCATCGGCAAGGTGGAGCTGCCGGACAAGATGTTCGGCGTCTTCGAGCACCGGGTGCTCGACCCCCGCGCGCGGATCGTCAGCGGCTACGACGAGACCTTCACCGCGCCGCACTCGCGGCATACGGGCACGCCCCTGGAGGAGGTGCGGGCGCACCCCCAGCTGCAGGTGCTGGCCACCTCCGAGACCGCGGGCCTCTACCTCGCGCAGTCCCGCGACGGGCGGCAGCTCTTCGTGACGGGTCACCCGGAGTACGAGGCCGACACGCTCGCCCTGGAGTACCACCGCGACGCGTCCAAGGGCCTGCCCATCGCCGTGCCGGTGGGGTACTTCCCGGACGACGACCCGACGCAGCCACCGCGGGTCACCTGGCGCAGCCACGCGTTCCTGCTCTACGCCAACTGGCTCAACTACTACGTCTACCAGCGCACGCCCTACGACCTGGCCGAGATGCGCCGGGCGCCGCGGCGGGCCGACACCTACGTGATCTGA